A window from Sphingobacterium hotanense encodes these proteins:
- a CDS encoding lipocalin-like domain-containing protein has translation MTTIKNELIGTWTLLSYIEIPTNGADSTFPMGKSPVGTIMYGADGHMSVQISNPARLKFSSNDRYVASEEEAEANVKGFIAFSGSYHIDNRNAILKYHISNSSFPNWEGGIQERKIDFEGDILYLKSVEPILSGGFYVNSYMTWRRIEKEELISRRERFLEIAASKHNSASLEDVD, from the coding sequence ATGACAACAATCAAAAACGAACTAATTGGGACCTGGACCCTATTATCATATATTGAAATACCAACAAACGGCGCAGATAGTACATTTCCGATGGGTAAATCACCCGTAGGGACCATAATGTATGGTGCTGATGGACATATGTCAGTGCAAATCTCCAATCCTGCACGTTTAAAGTTTAGTTCTAATGATCGCTATGTAGCAAGCGAAGAAGAGGCGGAAGCAAACGTAAAAGGCTTTATAGCCTTCTCGGGCTCTTATCATATTGATAACCGCAATGCTATTCTGAAATATCATATCAGCAATTCTTCGTTCCCTAATTGGGAAGGCGGAATACAAGAGCGGAAGATCGACTTCGAAGGCGATATTTTATATCTCAAATCTGTAGAACCTATCCTTTCCGGCGGATTTTATGTAAACAGTTACATGACATGGCGCAGGATCGAGAAAGAAGAGCTCATCTCAAGACGCGAACGTTTCTTGGAAATCGCTGCTAGCAAGCATAATTCAGCCTCTTTAGAAGACGTAGACTAG
- a CDS encoding heavy metal translocating P-type ATPase, translating to MSTTKTYGISGMTCNGCRTNVEKKLNEVPGVKAAVKLETGEAEITADENISTPELQAKLDELGGAYKISEDKNHAPAPAEHPKEESPSGQYICPMFCEGEDKIYHEPGRCPVCGMFLRPIEKVQKPDPNAKHQHGHGHSHEKPVASASNAGKYYCPMMCEGDKVYDKFGSCPVCGMNLEKIPEMTVKVEYTCPMHPEIVQDHPGNCPICGMDLVPNQVTEEEDQHYKDLLKKFWISVACTVPIFILSMGDMLPGQPISKIIPYHVNAWIQLILTIPVVFYTCWMFFERAWTSFKTWNLNMFSLIGLGAAAAFIFSLLALFFPQIFPAELKGHHGEVHLYFESAAVILTLVLLGQVMEAKAHSKTNSAIKELIKLSPAEAIVVVDGKDKKVSIHDVKLGDILRVRAGDKVPVDGIVEEGNTSIDESMITGEPIPVEKAPEDKVIGGTINGNHEILIKAEKVGSETLLSQIIQLVNTASRSQPPIQKLTDKVSKIFVPTVIVIAIITFIAWSASAVPNSTAMAFSNLLAVLIVACPCALGLATPMSVMVGIGKGAKNGILIKNSEALEKMEKADVLIVDKTGTITSGKPSVSEVVSGNAKFQEKDILQIAASVNKNSTHPLAQAMLDKAKEDGAQLLDVIQFENIAGKGVKGRIHHMEVLLGTPRLMKEQQVALNQNHEQQIEELQKKGNSVSVLAIDGQFAGLVAAFDALKDSSIEAIKKFQDEGIEVHMFTGDNKNTAEIVAKQAGIKHVQASLLPEDKLNGIKKIQAEGKKVIMVGDGINDAPALTQADIGIAMGTGTDVAIQSAEITLVKGDLKAVHKAYKLSKMMLRNIKQNLGFAFLYNVIGIPIAAGILYPSFGILMSPMIAAAAMSLSSVSVILNSLRLNNSTLD from the coding sequence ATGAGCACGACGAAAACATATGGAATTTCAGGAATGACCTGCAATGGTTGCAGAACCAATGTGGAGAAAAAGCTGAATGAAGTTCCGGGCGTAAAGGCTGCTGTAAAGTTAGAAACTGGCGAAGCAGAAATTACTGCCGATGAAAACATCAGCACGCCAGAATTACAAGCGAAACTAGACGAGCTTGGCGGTGCCTATAAAATCAGTGAAGATAAAAATCATGCGCCTGCACCTGCAGAGCATCCAAAGGAAGAATCGCCTAGTGGCCAATATATCTGTCCGATGTTTTGCGAAGGTGAGGACAAAATATATCACGAGCCAGGTAGATGTCCGGTATGCGGTATGTTCTTGAGACCTATTGAAAAGGTTCAAAAACCAGATCCTAATGCTAAGCATCAGCATGGTCATGGGCATTCACATGAGAAACCCGTCGCTAGCGCGAGCAATGCAGGCAAGTACTACTGCCCAATGATGTGCGAAGGCGACAAGGTTTACGACAAATTCGGTTCCTGCCCTGTCTGCGGAATGAATCTTGAAAAGATTCCGGAGATGACCGTTAAGGTAGAATATACCTGTCCGATGCACCCTGAAATTGTGCAGGATCATCCCGGAAATTGTCCGATCTGTGGAATGGATTTGGTGCCCAATCAGGTGACTGAAGAGGAGGATCAGCATTATAAAGACTTGTTGAAGAAATTCTGGATATCGGTAGCTTGTACCGTCCCAATATTTATTCTGTCTATGGGCGATATGCTGCCCGGACAACCAATATCTAAGATTATCCCCTATCATGTTAATGCTTGGATACAATTGATACTGACCATACCGGTAGTATTTTACACCTGCTGGATGTTCTTTGAGCGCGCTTGGACTTCTTTTAAGACCTGGAACTTAAACATGTTCAGCTTAATTGGTCTTGGCGCTGCGGCTGCATTTATCTTCAGTTTATTGGCGTTGTTCTTTCCGCAGATTTTCCCAGCGGAACTTAAAGGGCATCATGGTGAAGTCCATCTGTATTTTGAATCTGCCGCAGTAATCCTTACCCTCGTTCTTCTCGGGCAAGTCATGGAAGCGAAGGCGCATTCGAAAACAAACAGTGCGATCAAGGAGCTTATCAAGTTATCGCCTGCAGAGGCGATCGTCGTGGTCGATGGCAAGGATAAGAAGGTATCGATTCATGATGTCAAGCTTGGTGACATCCTACGCGTGAGGGCGGGTGATAAAGTTCCGGTGGATGGGATTGTTGAAGAAGGGAATACCTCCATTGATGAGTCTATGATTACCGGAGAACCCATTCCGGTAGAAAAAGCACCGGAAGACAAAGTTATTGGTGGTACAATCAACGGTAATCATGAAATACTTATTAAGGCCGAAAAAGTAGGCAGCGAGACTTTATTATCCCAAATCATTCAATTGGTGAATACGGCTAGCAGAAGCCAGCCACCGATTCAAAAACTAACGGATAAGGTCTCTAAAATATTCGTGCCAACGGTTATCGTCATCGCGATTATCACCTTTATCGCTTGGTCAGCATCAGCTGTGCCTAACAGTACTGCGATGGCATTCTCGAACCTATTAGCTGTATTGATTGTTGCTTGTCCTTGTGCCTTAGGATTAGCTACTCCCATGTCTGTCATGGTCGGAATTGGTAAGGGTGCTAAGAACGGTATCCTGATCAAGAACTCCGAGGCTTTGGAAAAAATGGAAAAAGCAGATGTACTCATCGTAGACAAGACCGGCACTATTACCTCCGGAAAACCTAGCGTCTCTGAAGTCGTATCGGGCAATGCTAAATTTCAGGAGAAGGATATCCTGCAAATTGCAGCTTCGGTGAATAAAAATAGTACCCACCCCTTGGCACAGGCCATGTTAGACAAAGCAAAAGAAGACGGTGCACAATTACTCGATGTTATCCAATTTGAAAACATTGCAGGTAAAGGTGTAAAAGGCAGAATACATCATATGGAAGTTCTATTAGGGACGCCACGATTAATGAAGGAACAGCAGGTTGCGCTAAATCAAAACCATGAGCAACAGATCGAGGAGTTACAGAAGAAAGGAAACTCGGTATCAGTATTGGCGATCGATGGGCAGTTTGCAGGTTTAGTCGCTGCGTTCGATGCGTTGAAGGATAGCAGTATCGAAGCGATCAAAAAATTCCAAGATGAAGGAATTGAAGTTCATATGTTTACCGGCGACAATAAAAACACTGCGGAGATTGTAGCAAAACAAGCAGGCATCAAACATGTTCAGGCGAGTTTGCTGCCCGAAGATAAATTGAACGGCATTAAGAAAATACAGGCGGAGGGCAAGAAAGTAATCATGGTGGGCGACGGAATCAACGATGCCCCGGCATTGACGCAGGCAGATATTGGTATCGCAATGGGTACAGGAACTGATGTTGCGATACAGAGCGCGGAAATAACCCTCGTAAAAGGCGATCTAAAAGCGGTGCATAAAGCCTATAAGCTAAGTAAGATGATGCTGAGAAATATCAAACAAAACTTAGGATTCGCCTTTCTATATAATGTAATCGGTATTCCGATTGCTGCTGGAATTCTGTACCCTAGCTTCGGCATTCTGATGTCGCCGATGATTGCCGCGGCGGCAATGAGCCTCAGCTCGGTATCGGTTATTCTGAATTCTCTGCGACTTAATAATAGTACCCTAGATTAA
- a CDS encoding outer membrane beta-barrel protein produces MKKLLLTLTAVTAITFASQAQTEKGKIILGGQVGFAGESIKDTDVKTTGFSIIPQVGYFVADNIAIGTGVGYSWAKQEESKDNDETIGKFVVSPYGRMYSKNDGPVKFFGQLTVPMGWGTAKVNGDKTATTADYGVELAPGIAYFPTSNIGIELKVRGLYYNNGTVKNEATDAKVTTNSYGLDANSLAPTLGVQFHF; encoded by the coding sequence ATGAAAAAATTATTACTTACATTAACTGCTGTTACAGCTATTACTTTTGCATCTCAAGCACAAACTGAAAAAGGTAAAATCATTTTAGGCGGACAAGTTGGTTTCGCTGGTGAATCAATCAAAGATACAGACGTTAAAACTACGGGTTTTAGCATCATCCCTCAAGTTGGTTATTTCGTAGCGGATAACATCGCAATCGGTACTGGTGTGGGTTATTCTTGGGCTAAACAAGAAGAAAGCAAAGATAACGACGAAACTATTGGAAAATTCGTAGTATCACCTTACGGTAGAATGTACAGCAAAAACGATGGTCCTGTAAAATTCTTCGGACAGTTAACTGTTCCTATGGGCTGGGGTACTGCTAAAGTAAACGGTGATAAAACAGCTACTACTGCTGATTACGGTGTAGAATTAGCGCCAGGTATCGCATACTTCCCAACTAGCAACATCGGTATCGAATTGAAAGTTAGAGGTTTATACTACAACAACGGAACTGTTAAAAATGAAGCTACAGACGCTAAAGTAACTACGAACAGCTACGGTTTAGATGCTAATTCATTAGCTCCAACTTTAGGTGTACAATTCCACTTTTAA
- a CDS encoding amidophosphoribosyltransferase, with amino-acid sequence MSDAIKHECGIALIRLLKPLSYYQEKYGTPYYGINKLYLLMEKQHNRGQDGAGIATIKFDVKPGNRYISRYRAMGSSAVAEIFEYVQKKFAAVQKAFPEEAKDTQWLKENVSFTGEVLLGHLRYGTHGKNSIESCHPFLRQNNWMSRNLVVAGNFNMTNVDELLQQLYDLGQHPKEQADTVTVLEKIGHFLDEENQKLFDSFKKEGYSNIEISAQIAKNIDVAKILTRSAKTWDGGYTIAGIFGHGDAFVMRDPAGIRPAFYYQDDEVLVVASERPVIQTAFNIPLDAVKEIKPGHALIAKKDGTVSEEMFREPVEQMSCSFERIYFSRGSDADIYKERKSLGRLLCPQVLKSIDGDIKNTVFSFIPNTAEVSYYGMMEGISEHVRKVQKDALLNRADKITDEELEEVLSMSPRFEKLNVKDAKLRTFITQDADRQDMVQHVYDTTYGIVRDHEDTIVAIDDSIVRGTTLKQSILTILDRLHPKKIVIVSSAPQIRYPDCYGIDMSRMGEFVAFEAAIALLRKKGLAHIIDEVYQKCVASVTMPKDQVENYVKAIYDPFTDEEISQEIARIVKPHSLKAELEVIFQTLDNLHVACPNHKGDWYFSGNYPTPGGNKVVNRAFMNWMEGKNVRAYFSS; translated from the coding sequence ATGAGTGACGCTATAAAACACGAGTGCGGAATAGCACTTATTCGATTGTTAAAACCCCTGTCTTATTATCAAGAAAAATACGGTACGCCTTACTATGGGATCAACAAGTTGTACCTGCTTATGGAAAAGCAGCACAACCGTGGTCAGGATGGCGCTGGTATTGCGACAATTAAGTTTGACGTAAAGCCAGGCAACCGCTATATATCTCGTTATAGAGCGATGGGTTCATCAGCAGTCGCGGAAATCTTTGAATACGTTCAAAAGAAATTTGCCGCAGTACAGAAAGCATTTCCTGAAGAAGCTAAGGATACCCAATGGCTTAAGGAGAATGTGAGTTTCACCGGAGAGGTGCTCTTAGGACACCTTCGCTATGGAACACATGGTAAAAATAGTATTGAGAGCTGCCACCCTTTCTTGCGCCAGAACAACTGGATGTCGAGAAACCTAGTGGTTGCCGGAAACTTCAATATGACCAACGTAGATGAGCTATTGCAGCAATTATACGACCTTGGTCAGCACCCTAAAGAACAGGCAGATACTGTAACGGTATTAGAAAAGATTGGTCACTTCCTAGACGAAGAGAACCAAAAGCTATTCGATTCTTTCAAGAAAGAAGGCTATTCTAACATCGAAATCTCTGCTCAAATCGCGAAGAATATCGATGTCGCTAAAATCTTAACCCGCTCTGCGAAAACTTGGGATGGTGGTTATACCATCGCAGGTATCTTCGGGCATGGCGATGCTTTCGTCATGCGCGACCCAGCAGGTATTCGTCCGGCATTCTATTATCAGGATGATGAGGTTCTTGTAGTCGCATCAGAACGTCCTGTTATCCAGACCGCATTTAACATTCCATTAGACGCGGTTAAAGAAATTAAGCCTGGACATGCGCTAATTGCGAAAAAAGACGGTACAGTTTCCGAAGAGATGTTTAGAGAGCCGGTAGAGCAGATGTCATGTTCTTTCGAGCGCATCTATTTCTCTCGTGGATCGGATGCCGATATCTATAAAGAACGTAAATCACTTGGTCGCTTATTATGCCCTCAAGTACTAAAGAGCATTGACGGTGATATCAAGAATACAGTATTTTCTTTTATCCCTAATACGGCAGAAGTTTCGTACTACGGTATGATGGAAGGTATCAGTGAGCATGTAAGAAAAGTGCAGAAAGATGCCTTACTGAACCGTGCTGATAAAATTACTGACGAAGAGTTGGAAGAAGTGTTGAGCATGTCTCCACGCTTTGAAAAACTGAACGTTAAAGATGCGAAGCTGCGTACGTTTATCACACAGGATGCTGATCGCCAGGATATGGTTCAGCATGTTTATGATACAACCTATGGTATTGTTCGCGATCATGAGGACACCATCGTTGCTATCGATGACTCCATTGTACGCGGAACGACGCTTAAGCAAAGTATCTTAACCATCTTAGATCGCTTGCATCCGAAAAAGATCGTAATCGTATCATCAGCTCCACAGATTCGCTACCCGGATTGTTACGGTATCGATATGTCAAGAATGGGCGAGTTCGTCGCTTTCGAAGCTGCCATTGCTTTATTACGCAAGAAAGGCCTAGCGCATATTATCGATGAAGTTTATCAGAAATGTGTTGCTTCGGTAACTATGCCAAAGGATCAGGTAGAAAACTATGTAAAGGCAATTTATGACCCGTTTACTGACGAGGAAATATCGCAAGAGATTGCTCGCATCGTAAAACCGCATAGCTTAAAAGCGGAGTTGGAAGTAATCTTCCAAACTTTAGATAACTTACATGTTGCTTGTCCGAACCATAAAGGAGATTGGTACTTCTCTGGAAATTACCCAACACCAGGAGGAAACAAGGTTGTAAACCGTGCTTTCATGAACTGGATGGAAGGAAAGAATGTAAGAGCTTACTTTAGTAGCTAA
- a CDS encoding murein L,D-transpeptidase catalytic domain family protein, whose protein sequence is MNKLMFFSLWAVATSLLPVDLNSSNAKISHKESKTIETEHIDPTRSLYEELQLSKILKWEAFEQAMQGYGKLSPKNKDIITIIDFTLPSTDKRMYVIDLKNKKLLYHNIVSHGRNSGEKFATAFSNRHGSYQSSLGFYTTAGTYQGGNGYSLRLNGLEKGINDQALARAIVIHGADYCSENVIRSTGRLGRSYGCPALPRELNKPIINTIKNGSLMFIYAGNKDYLASTKLIKLNPVLPNPTMIAEHTDEIKKDNKAVLN, encoded by the coding sequence ATGAATAAACTAATGTTTTTTTCTTTGTGGGCAGTAGCTACGTCTTTACTACCGGTAGACCTAAACAGCAGCAATGCTAAAATAAGCCACAAAGAAAGCAAGACAATCGAAACAGAACATATTGATCCGACAAGAAGTCTTTATGAGGAACTACAGCTTTCGAAGATCCTGAAATGGGAAGCCTTTGAGCAAGCTATGCAGGGATACGGAAAGTTGAGTCCAAAAAATAAGGATATTATCACGATTATTGATTTTACATTACCATCGACGGACAAACGTATGTATGTAATCGATCTAAAGAACAAGAAATTGTTGTACCATAACATCGTATCGCATGGCAGAAACAGCGGCGAGAAGTTTGCGACAGCATTTTCTAACAGACATGGTTCTTACCAGAGTTCTTTAGGATTTTACACGACAGCAGGAACGTATCAAGGTGGAAATGGCTATTCATTACGTTTGAATGGTTTAGAAAAAGGAATCAACGATCAAGCATTAGCGAGAGCTATTGTTATTCACGGCGCGGACTACTGCAGCGAGAATGTGATAAGATCCACAGGAAGACTTGGAAGAAGCTACGGATGTCCGGCTTTACCGCGAGAACTGAACAAGCCAATCATCAATACGATTAAAAATGGTTCGCTGATGTTTATCTACGCTGGAAATAAGGATTACCTAGCGAGTACAAAACTGATAAAGTTAAATCCTGTTCTCCCAAATCCTACAATGATTGCGGAGCATACGGATGAAATCAAAAAAGACAACAAAGCAGTCTTAAATTAA
- a CDS encoding MFS transporter, giving the protein MNTESPKLSSTVLWLMTIFSALIVANIYYNQPLLGKIATEFAVSEAAVSKITVMTQLGYAAGLLLIIPLGDKIMRKRLILFDLVLVLAVLVWMATADKLWMLFVSSFLLGVTSVVPQLFIPMAADLSTPENRSKNLGLIMSGLLLGILLSRFVGGIVGDLFGWRSIYWAAAGLMIIAWGCIYRLFPEIKPNFTGNYLSLMRSVWQLAKTQPVLRLAAFRGAMGFGSLCGIFTTLAFHLEQPPFEAGPSVAGSFGLVGAAGALSAAFVGQLTRRWEVNKIILVSLCILLGSWLFTYLGGNTYIGLIIGIILIDLGLQSTHIMNQSDFFSIKTTATSRLNTVYMVSYFIGGSLGSWFAAYAWEFAGWGGVCAVGVIFASLALFAHLRYAYKLKRN; this is encoded by the coding sequence ATGAACACAGAATCTCCTAAGCTATCTTCTACAGTCCTTTGGTTGATGACGATATTCTCGGCATTAATCGTCGCCAATATCTATTACAATCAACCATTATTGGGAAAAATCGCTACAGAGTTTGCCGTTTCGGAGGCTGCGGTAAGCAAGATTACGGTAATGACGCAGTTGGGGTATGCGGCGGGTCTATTGCTGATTATTCCACTTGGGGATAAGATCATGCGGAAGCGGCTTATCTTGTTTGATCTCGTTTTGGTATTGGCCGTTTTAGTTTGGATGGCGACAGCGGATAAACTTTGGATGCTGTTTGTTTCCAGCTTTCTGTTGGGGGTGACCTCAGTAGTCCCTCAATTATTTATTCCGATGGCGGCCGATCTGTCCACTCCCGAAAACCGCTCAAAGAATCTGGGATTGATTATGTCGGGCTTGTTGTTAGGTATTTTGTTATCTCGTTTCGTTGGCGGTATTGTCGGCGATTTATTTGGATGGCGCAGTATTTATTGGGCGGCGGCCGGCTTGATGATTATCGCATGGGGTTGTATCTATAGGCTGTTTCCGGAGATTAAGCCTAATTTCACGGGGAACTATCTATCCTTGATGCGCTCGGTCTGGCAATTAGCGAAGACGCAGCCGGTGCTTCGCTTGGCAGCATTTCGAGGGGCTATGGGCTTTGGGTCGCTGTGTGGGATTTTTACGACATTGGCATTTCATTTGGAGCAACCGCCGTTCGAAGCAGGGCCTTCCGTCGCTGGTAGCTTCGGATTGGTCGGTGCAGCGGGTGCCTTGTCAGCAGCTTTTGTAGGGCAACTTACGAGGCGATGGGAGGTCAATAAGATTATTCTTGTATCGCTGTGTATCCTCTTAGGGAGCTGGTTGTTCACTTATTTAGGGGGAAATACCTATATAGGATTGATTATCGGAATTATATTAATCGACTTAGGCTTGCAGTCTACCCATATCATGAACCAATCTGATTTCTTTTCAATCAAAACGACTGCGACGAGTCGGTTGAATACGGTTTATATGGTCAGCTATTTCATCGGGGGCTCTTTAGGTTCCTGGTTCGCGGCCTATGCCTGGGAATTTGCAGGCTGGGGCGGCGTATGTGCTGTTGGGGTTATTTTTGCTTCCTTGGCGCTATTTGCTCATTTACGCTACGCTTATAAGTTAAAGCGCAACTAA
- a CDS encoding RluA family pseudouridine synthase, with translation MDIKEQNQFKFPKFQELIIHEDDNLIVINKPPFIASLDAREGGEVNILRLAKKYHPDAQVCHRLDKDTSGVLLIAKNPETYRSMSIEFEKRRVNKIYHAIIGGTHVFEDLTVDLPILNQGNKNVTIDRYNGKPSETIFNSIRYFKHFTLVECKPITGRMHQIRIHLATQHAAIVGDAMYKGKPVYLSQIKKRGYTLSKDQEEQPIMKRFALHSKSVSFKLNDKEYSFEAEYPKDFATLLKQLEKFDA, from the coding sequence ATGGATATAAAAGAGCAGAATCAGTTTAAATTCCCGAAGTTTCAAGAGTTAATTATTCACGAAGACGATAACCTAATTGTGATCAATAAACCGCCGTTTATTGCATCTTTGGATGCACGTGAGGGTGGTGAGGTGAATATCCTTCGCTTGGCGAAGAAATATCACCCCGATGCGCAAGTTTGTCACCGTCTGGATAAGGATACTTCTGGCGTATTGCTGATTGCTAAGAATCCAGAAACATACCGTTCGATGTCGATCGAATTTGAAAAAAGGAGAGTAAACAAGATTTACCATGCAATCATTGGCGGTACGCATGTCTTCGAAGATCTGACCGTCGACCTTCCTATCCTCAATCAGGGAAATAAGAATGTAACGATCGACCGTTATAATGGTAAACCGTCGGAAACCATCTTCAACAGTATCCGTTATTTTAAGCATTTTACCCTCGTTGAATGTAAGCCTATTACAGGCCGCATGCACCAGATCCGTATACACTTAGCAACGCAACATGCTGCTATTGTGGGGGATGCAATGTACAAAGGGAAGCCGGTTTATCTTTCTCAGATCAAAAAACGTGGTTATACCTTATCGAAAGATCAGGAAGAGCAACCAATCATGAAGCGTTTTGCACTGCATTCTAAATCGGTAAGTTTCAAGTTGAACGATAAAGAATATAGTTTCGAGGCCGAATATCCTAAAGACTTTGCGACGCTATTGAAGCAGTTGGAGAAATTTGACGCTTAA
- a CDS encoding NUDIX hydrolase produces the protein MNEAQILQIAVAIIINSQNRLLIVQKQSSTYYQLPGGKIDEDEQPVEALCRELKEELNLALSQEQISLLGIHEAKAVNEVGKTVRGYVFSVDIPESEESLNPHAELKEVYWLSENEVPDYKLANLLREFALPVWLGKK, from the coding sequence ATGAATGAGGCGCAAATACTACAGATTGCTGTGGCAATTATTATCAACTCACAAAATAGACTGTTGATCGTTCAAAAGCAGTCGTCGACCTACTATCAGTTGCCGGGGGGAAAGATCGATGAGGATGAACAACCTGTCGAGGCACTCTGCCGTGAATTGAAGGAGGAACTGAACTTGGCGTTAAGCCAAGAGCAAATAAGTCTTTTGGGTATTCATGAAGCCAAAGCAGTTAATGAGGTAGGGAAGACGGTAAGAGGTTATGTGTTTAGCGTGGATATTCCCGAGTCTGAAGAAAGCTTAAACCCACATGCCGAATTAAAAGAAGTTTACTGGTTATCAGAGAATGAGGTTCCCGATTATAAATTGGCGAATTTATTAAGAGAGTTTGCTCTTCCGGTTTGGCTAGGAAAAAAATAG
- the panB gene encoding 3-methyl-2-oxobutanoate hydroxymethyltransferase encodes MSVHKVIKRVTTSALRDMKARGEKISMLTSYDYSTARILDEAGVEVLLVGDSAANVFAGYETTLPMTLDHMIYHASAVAKASKRAMVLADLPFGEYQGSIEDAYKAAVRMMKESGAHALKLEGGEEIIDNIKKIVQSGIPVCGHLGLTPQSIYKFGDFGVRAKEEAEANRLKSDALALQEAGCFMIVLEKIPAALAKEVSESLEIPTIGIGAGNGCDGQVLVVNDMLGLNKDFKPKFLRLYADLQGEITKAASNYIADVKAGTFPNETEQY; translated from the coding sequence ATGTCAGTACATAAAGTAATTAAAAGAGTGACGACTTCGGCACTTCGTGATATGAAAGCCAGAGGAGAAAAGATCTCGATGTTAACTTCTTATGACTATTCCACTGCTCGCATTTTAGATGAGGCGGGTGTAGAAGTTCTTCTTGTGGGCGATTCGGCAGCTAATGTTTTTGCCGGATATGAAACCACCCTTCCCATGACTTTAGACCATATGATCTACCATGCTTCTGCTGTTGCCAAGGCTTCAAAGCGCGCGATGGTGCTTGCTGATTTACCTTTCGGCGAATACCAAGGCTCGATCGAAGATGCCTATAAAGCTGCTGTTCGGATGATGAAAGAGTCCGGAGCACATGCTCTGAAGCTAGAAGGTGGCGAGGAAATCATCGATAATATCAAGAAGATTGTTCAGTCGGGCATTCCGGTATGTGGACATTTAGGCTTAACCCCTCAGTCGATCTATAAGTTTGGTGACTTTGGTGTCCGCGCGAAAGAAGAAGCGGAAGCCAATAGATTAAAATCTGATGCATTGGCATTACAAGAAGCGGGATGCTTTATGATTGTATTGGAAAAAATCCCTGCAGCACTAGCTAAAGAAGTTTCGGAATCTTTGGAAATCCCAACAATCGGTATCGGAGCTGGCAATGGATGTGACGGACAAGTTTTAGTGGTTAATGATATGCTAGGATTGAATAAAGACTTTAAACCAAAATTCCTTCGCTTATATGCCGACCTGCAAGGTGAGATCACCAAAGCTGCAAGCAATTATATCGCTGATGTAAAAGCCGGAACATTCCCTAACGAAACAGAACAATACTAA
- a CDS encoding L,D-transpeptidase has protein sequence MRRYSLFFILLAIIAASACKNSSEKTVDPAIQRKKDSLERVKKAEEAEKVRPRTAADIKLEKDLAYDEHTLEETYPYKDTTRHFQLDKIKEKLAYIENFQRAPHNYAVLQNYKNRNGESPVVENFVRNAYKRVSDTLGTERYQSAPLYRAEDSGKPSIYGRDGSLVSLESSDTLKMVKVNGISFEGTWFVPKRYVKSIGDSLKITHVNFVDVTNQNILTVERTGDDEWKIRSMNPATSGLHKPPHQMETPVGIFMVQEQKPKMFYYGDGTTTIEGFAPWASRFTNGGYIHGVPVNNPKGKIVEYSWSLGTTPRSHMCVRNASSHAKFVYDTSKPFKSLVVVID, from the coding sequence ATGAGAAGATATTCTTTGTTTTTTATTCTACTTGCCATTATTGCAGCTTCAGCATGTAAGAACTCGTCAGAAAAAACCGTTGATCCAGCAATCCAAAGAAAAAAAGACTCTTTAGAGCGAGTAAAAAAAGCAGAGGAAGCCGAGAAGGTAAGGCCTCGCACGGCAGCAGATATTAAATTGGAGAAAGACCTGGCTTATGATGAGCATACGCTGGAAGAAACTTATCCGTATAAAGACACGACGCGGCATTTTCAACTTGATAAAATCAAGGAGAAGCTTGCTTACATAGAAAACTTCCAACGAGCACCGCATAACTACGCTGTATTGCAGAATTACAAGAATCGCAATGGAGAATCCCCTGTGGTAGAGAACTTCGTTAGAAATGCTTATAAACGCGTATCGGACACCTTAGGAACGGAGCGTTATCAATCAGCCCCATTATACCGCGCTGAAGATAGCGGAAAGCCGTCCATTTATGGCCGGGATGGGTCGCTCGTAAGCTTAGAAAGTAGCGACACCTTAAAGATGGTCAAGGTGAATGGAATTTCCTTTGAAGGAACGTGGTTTGTCCCTAAACGGTATGTGAAATCTATCGGCGATTCCTTGAAAATAACGCATGTCAACTTCGTAGATGTTACAAACCAAAATATTTTAACTGTTGAGCGTACTGGCGATGATGAATGGAAAATACGCAGTATGAATCCTGCAACATCGGGCTTACATAAGCCGCCTCATCAGATGGAAACCCCAGTTGGAATCTTCATGGTGCAAGAGCAAAAACCAAAGATGTTCTACTATGGCGATGGTACCACAACGATTGAAGGATTTGCGCCTTGGGCGTCTAGATTCACCAATGGAGGCTATATTCACGGGGTTCCGGTAAACAACCCAAAAGGTAAAATTGTGGAGTATAGTTGGTCTTTAGGTACCACACCTCGCTCCCACATGTGTGTCAGGAACGCGTCATCACACGCCAAATTTGTTTATGACACGTCAAAACCCTTCAAATCACTGGTTGTTGTAATCGATTAA